From a region of the Impatiens glandulifera chromosome 4, dImpGla2.1, whole genome shotgun sequence genome:
- the LOC124936305 gene encoding pectinesterase inhibitor 11-like, producing MAVSFSNQLFLALISLVVILNSTFSGSSPVVETENIKFIRRSCGITTYPTLCVSSLAAHANAIQTSPMRLSHTALSLSYDATRSTSVTIALLAQSHGLLPREAAAMRDCVEELGDSIDQLKRSLAEMNELNGPNYGLVMNNIQTWVSAALTDEDTCTEGFKGAPTGSKVRSQVRERILNVSHMTSNALALINTYAAVHG from the coding sequence ATGGCTGTATCATTCTCTAACCAGTTATTCCTCGCCCTAATTTCCCTTGTGGTGATACTAAACTCAACCTTTTCCGGCAGCAGCCCCGTGGTTGAAACAGAGAACATAAAGTTCATAAGAAGATCGTGCGGCATCACTACTTACCCTACACTCTGCGTCTCCTCTCTGGCCGCCCATGCCAACGCTATCCAAACGAGTCCTATGCGCCTTTCCCACACCGCTCTCTCCTTAAGCTACGACGCAACCCGGTCCACGTCAGTAACAATCGCCCTACTGGCGCAATCCCACGGTCTACTTCCCCGGGAAGCCGCCGCCATGCGGGATTGCGTGGAGGAGTTGGGGGACTCCATTGACCAGCTGAAGCGGTCTCTTGCAGAGATGAATGAGCTCAACGGGCCGAATTACGGGCTGGTGATGAACAACATTCAGACGTGGGTTAGCGCCGCTCTCACAGACGAAGACACGTGTACGGAGGGCTTTAAAGGTGCCCCGACGGGAAGCAAAGTGAGGAGTCAAGTAAGAGAGAGAATTTTGAACGTTTCCCACATGACTAGTAACGCCTTGGCCTTAATTAACACTTATGCTGCCGTCCACGGCTAG
- the LOC124934375 gene encoding transmembrane ascorbate ferrireductase 1-like, whose product MAATVKALAVSITAQVLALAGTVMVLVWCIHFRGGLAWEAKNKALIFNIHPVLMLIGFIILGGEAIMSYKALTLKKETKKLIHLILHGIALILGIIGIYTAFKYHNESNIANLYSLHSWLGLGTIIVYALQWIYGFLVFFYPGGAQGLRAESLSWHVIVGIFVYLLAVATAALGFLEKLTFLENGGLAKYGSEAFLVNFTAIVTVLYGVFVILTTISQPSAQVEDQYSYSAI is encoded by the exons ATGGCAGCAACAGTAAAGGCACTAGCTGTGTCCATCACCGCACAAGTTCTAGCCCTAGCAGGCACGGTTATGGTGCTGGTTTGGTGTATCCACTTTAGGGGAGGTCTAGCTTGGGAAGCCAAAAACAAAGCCCTCATTTTCAAT ATTCACCCAGTTCTCATGTTAATTGGATTCATCATTCTAGGAGGAGAAg CCATCATGAGCTACAAAGCTCTTACTCTCaaaaaagaaacaaagaaaCTAATCCATCTCATTCTTCATGGGATTGCTCTTATTCTCGGCATTATCGGCATTTACACCGCGTTTAAGTATCACAATGAGAGCAACATTGCCAATTTATACAGTTTACACTCATGGCTAGGACTTGGCACCATCATCGTCTATGCCCTACAa TGGATATATGGATTTTTGGTGTTCTTCTATCCCGGGGGAGCTCAAGGTCTTAGGGCAGAGTCACTTTCGTGGCACGTTATTGTTGGTATTTTCGTCTACTTATTGGCGGTTGCAACGGCTGCATTGGGATTCTTGGAGAAGTTAACGTTTCTCGAGAATGGGGGACTAGCCAAGTATGGATCGGAGGCTTTCCTAGTTAACTTCACCGCTATCGTTACAGTATTGTATGGCGTTTTTGTCATTCTCAC